Proteins encoded together in one Schistocerca americana isolate TAMUIC-IGC-003095 chromosome 8, iqSchAmer2.1, whole genome shotgun sequence window:
- the LOC124545476 gene encoding uncharacterized protein LOC124545476, giving the protein MASKLVFLVALAVLSQGVIAAPAPEPLFGIGDIIGDVIDTVTNITSDVIDAGETIIGDAVDDVIGAGESIVGGIVNVTSDALDNIQDGIQEVQSGVQNLTGELTSEALEQVTQLIDAIQNDVQLLLNIASGATNSTLDEVRQLADEVVTLLNELQAVAGEIGSDALDAVVATVKGTVEGVLDLVKGLLPSGDDGSGDATTAASDNAA; this is encoded by the exons ATGGCGTCAAAACTAGTGTTCCTTGTCGCGCTAGCAGTGTTGTCGCAG GGTGTTATCGCAGCACCTGCTCCCGAACCGTTGTTTGGTATCGGTGACATCATTGGCGACGTCATCGACACCGTTACTAATATTACATCCGATGTGATCGATGCAGGAGAGACAATTATCGGTGACGCTGTCGATGATGTAATCGGAGCTGGAGAATCAATTGTCGGTGGAATCGTCAACGTTACATCTGATGCTCTCGACAACATCCAG gATGGTATTCAGGAAGTGCAGTCTGGAGTTCAG AACCTGACCGGCGAGCTGACGTCGGAGGCGCTGGAGCAGGTGACACAGCTGATCGACGCCATCCAGAACGACGTGCAGCTGCTGCTCAACATCGCCAGCGGCGCCACCAACTCCACGCTGGACGAAGTGCGCCAGCTGGCCGACGAGGTGGTCACTCTGCTCAACGAGCTGCAGGCGGTCGCCGGCGAGATCGGGTCCGACGCTCTCGACGCCGTGGTCGCCACCGTCAAAGGG ACGGTGGAGGGAGTGCTGGACCTGGTGAAGGGCCTGCTGCCCTCTGGCGACGACGGAAGCGGTGACGCCACCACTGCCGCTTCCGACAACGCGGCGTGA